From Streptomyces showdoensis, a single genomic window includes:
- a CDS encoding Crp/Fnr family transcriptional regulator → MNFLSLVSPEVWRDLLERGHRRTYRSQTVLLAQGESPDCVIALVDGLVKVVQGNEAGDSLTLMLRGPGEVLGEMGVLLDRPRSATVTAVRPCTGVVMAAHAFRGYVARHRLESVVYRLSVDRLNSQERLRADLAHLSPPARLARVVVHLADEVGHRDGTGGVVVELGIPREDLATMAAMSRSSAFAALARLQSDGIVTLGRRRLIVRDPALLRAAAQDDGVGGGDRPPLGAPVM, encoded by the coding sequence GTGAACTTCCTTTCCCTCGTGTCTCCTGAGGTATGGCGCGACTTGCTCGAACGCGGGCATCGGCGCACCTACCGGAGCCAGACGGTGCTCCTGGCACAGGGTGAGTCGCCCGACTGTGTGATCGCGCTGGTCGACGGTCTCGTCAAGGTGGTGCAGGGCAATGAGGCAGGGGACAGTTTGACGTTGATGCTCCGCGGCCCGGGTGAGGTCCTCGGTGAGATGGGTGTGCTGCTCGACCGGCCGCGTTCGGCAACCGTGACAGCGGTGCGCCCCTGCACGGGCGTCGTCATGGCTGCGCACGCCTTCCGCGGATATGTGGCCCGGCATCGCCTGGAATCTGTCGTGTACCGGCTGAGCGTGGACCGGCTGAACAGCCAAGAGCGTCTGCGCGCCGACCTTGCACACTTGTCGCCGCCGGCCCGCCTGGCACGAGTGGTCGTTCATCTCGCGGACGAGGTGGGGCACCGAGACGGAACTGGTGGTGTCGTCGTCGAACTCGGCATACCCAGGGAGGATTTAGCCACGATGGCGGCCATGAGTCGATCATCAGCATTTGCCGCCCTCGCGCGTCTCCAGTCCGACGGCATTGTCACGCTCGGCCGTCGGCGGCTCATTGTCAGAGATCCTGCCCTGCTGAGGGCTGCAGCCCAGGACGACGGAGTAGGCGGCGGCGACCGACCACCGCTCGGAGCTCCTGTGATGTGA
- a CDS encoding pirin family protein, with product MSNLDRQAALQVCGGRGFVVAEPVRELLSPRHVQLGESTQVRRLLPNLGRRMVGAWAFVDHYGPDDIADEPGMQVPPHPHMGLQTVSWLHEGEVLHRDSTGSLQTIGPRELGLMTSGRAISHSEESPRAHARYLHGAQLWVALPDAHRHVEPHFQHHAELPHVTAPGLTATVILGELAGAVSPGTAYTPITGADLALTAGAEARLPLEPDFEYAVLAMSGEAHVDGVPLLPGSMLYLGCGRTELPLRAVSDAGLMLLGGEPFEEEIVMWWNFVGRTDEEIRAAREAWMTGDRFGEVKGYGGDRLDAPEVPATPLKARGRVR from the coding sequence ATGAGCAATCTTGATCGCCAGGCCGCCCTCCAGGTCTGCGGCGGACGCGGCTTCGTCGTCGCCGAACCGGTACGGGAACTCCTCAGCCCCCGCCACGTCCAGCTCGGCGAATCGACCCAGGTGCGCCGCCTGCTCCCCAACCTCGGCCGCCGGATGGTCGGCGCCTGGGCCTTCGTCGACCACTACGGCCCCGACGACATCGCCGACGAACCCGGCATGCAGGTCCCGCCCCACCCGCACATGGGCCTGCAGACCGTCAGCTGGCTCCACGAGGGCGAGGTGCTGCACCGTGACTCCACCGGCAGCCTGCAGACCATCGGGCCGCGCGAACTGGGCCTGATGACCTCCGGCCGGGCGATCTCCCACTCCGAGGAGAGCCCCCGCGCCCACGCCCGCTACCTGCACGGCGCCCAGCTCTGGGTCGCCCTCCCCGACGCCCACCGCCACGTCGAACCGCACTTCCAGCACCATGCCGAGCTGCCGCACGTCACCGCGCCCGGCCTGACCGCCACGGTGATCCTCGGCGAACTCGCGGGTGCCGTCTCCCCGGGCACGGCCTACACCCCGATCACCGGCGCCGACCTCGCCCTCACCGCGGGCGCCGAGGCCCGCCTCCCGCTGGAGCCGGACTTCGAGTACGCGGTCCTCGCCATGTCCGGCGAGGCCCACGTCGACGGCGTCCCGCTCCTCCCCGGCTCCATGCTCTACCTCGGCTGCGGCCGCACCGAACTCCCCCTGCGCGCCGTCTCCGACGCGGGGCTCATGCTCCTGGGCGGCGAGCCGTTCGAGGAGGAGATCGTGATGTGGTGGAACTTCGTGGGCCGCACCGACGAGGAGATCCGCGCGGCGCGGGAGGCGTGGATGACGGGCGACCGCTTCGGCGAGGTGAAGGGGTACGGCGGTGACAGGCTGGACGCGCCGGAGGTCCCGGCGACCCCGCTGAAGGCGCGGGGAAGGGTGCGCTGA
- a CDS encoding carboxylesterase/lipase family protein, with product MTVRTTRQGAVRGRPLPDGLTCFLGIPYAAPPFGGLRFRAPVPPEPWTGVRDATAFGPTPPHAPYAPPFDALIPDDTAAGEDCLNLNVWTPAPERGTGLPVMVWLHGGAFTNGAGSVSAYDGSAFARDGVVCVTLNYRLGSDGFLRLPGRPDNRGLLDQIAALRWVRENIDAFGGDPERVTVFGESAGAMSIGMLLTDPAARGLFRRAILQSGACHHFLRPASAELVTARLAQKLGIDPDPEAFAAVPLAELLPAQAELRGEVNARPDPALWGEAALNMMPFEPVRTGPALPPPDCGVDLLIGSNREEYRLFLVPTGRLDLVPETTLHALTSAYGLDPAEALPVYAAARPGATPGELLDAVATDWFYRIPAVRLAEAVPGSYLYEFSWRSPRFDGALGACHALELPFVFDRLDDPSYAPVLGAHPPRALAEAMHGAWVAFARTGDPGWAPYAPTTRTAMDFTTPGPAQVSDPRARERALWEGVR from the coding sequence ATGACGGTCCGTACGACCCGGCAGGGGGCGGTCCGCGGCCGCCCCCTCCCCGACGGGCTCACCTGCTTCCTCGGCATCCCGTACGCGGCCCCGCCCTTCGGCGGGCTGCGGTTCCGCGCGCCCGTCCCGCCCGAGCCCTGGACGGGCGTGCGCGACGCCACGGCCTTCGGCCCGACCCCACCGCACGCCCCCTACGCGCCGCCCTTCGACGCGCTCATCCCGGACGACACCGCCGCGGGGGAGGACTGCCTCAACCTCAACGTCTGGACGCCGGCCCCGGAGCGAGGCACCGGACTGCCCGTGATGGTGTGGCTGCACGGCGGGGCCTTCACCAACGGGGCGGGCTCGGTGTCCGCGTACGACGGCAGCGCCTTCGCCCGCGACGGCGTCGTCTGCGTCACCCTCAACTACCGCCTGGGGAGCGACGGCTTCCTGCGGCTGCCCGGCCGCCCCGACAACCGCGGCCTGCTCGACCAGATCGCCGCCCTGCGCTGGGTCCGGGAGAACATCGACGCCTTCGGCGGCGACCCCGAACGGGTGACCGTCTTCGGCGAGTCGGCCGGCGCCATGAGCATCGGCATGCTCCTGACCGACCCGGCGGCCCGCGGCCTGTTCCGGCGGGCGATCCTCCAGTCCGGGGCCTGTCACCACTTCCTGCGCCCGGCCTCCGCGGAGCTCGTCACCGCCCGGCTGGCGCAGAAGCTGGGCATCGACCCCGACCCGGAGGCCTTCGCCGCCGTCCCGCTGGCCGAACTGCTGCCCGCCCAGGCCGAGTTGCGCGGCGAGGTGAACGCGCGCCCGGACCCGGCGCTGTGGGGCGAGGCCGCGCTCAACATGATGCCCTTCGAGCCGGTCAGGACCGGTCCGGCGCTGCCCCCGCCCGACTGCGGCGTCGACCTGCTCATCGGCAGCAACCGGGAGGAGTACCGCCTCTTCCTCGTCCCCACCGGGCGCCTGGACCTCGTGCCCGAGACCACCCTGCACGCCCTGACCTCGGCCTACGGCCTCGACCCCGCCGAGGCCCTCCCCGTCTACGCGGCGGCCCGGCCGGGCGCCACGCCGGGCGAACTCCTCGACGCGGTGGCCACCGACTGGTTCTACCGCATCCCCGCCGTCCGCCTCGCCGAGGCCGTCCCCGGCTCGTACCTGTACGAGTTCTCCTGGCGGTCCCCCCGATTCGACGGGGCGCTCGGAGCCTGCCACGCTCTGGAACTCCCCTTCGTCTTCGACCGCCTCGACGACCCGTCCTACGCCCCCGTGCTCGGCGCCCACCCGCCCCGGGCGCTCGCGGAGGCCATGCACGGGGCGTGGGTCGCCTTCGCGAGGACGGGCGACCCCGGCTGGGCGCCGTACGCCCCCACCACCCGTACGGCGATGGATTTCACCACGCCGGGCCCCGCCCAGGTCAGCGATCCGCGCGCCCGCGAACGCGCCCTCTGGGAAGGCGTGCGCTGA
- a CDS encoding esterase/lipase family protein, with translation MAGRRSRGRGRWTWAARIVALAGVVVAALVGPPATASGRTVGATAAPPPYLTLEASYGAGTVTNGWSRVERYADTTTGFRTEGFAPDGRGDQDGVRVTYFGGAKRPSSGRFLLYSAPGWDTGSRTTPVLLVHGANDTADRAWANPGESGGYGCGAASCPSTGLMQYLSARGHRVFAVGFAHKQGDNLMQAQIVGDAIAVIKARLGVSQVDLVGWSKGEMSTRAYVSSVKPSWGRAYAGDVRRLITVGGPNGGYDYPYAHGWAHDFSLWPECGGKINAPSPHSHMTCYGLYTAHPEFSFTPSGGQDNYPGQRQMLARWDGAYGVDGAAQDWYTTYYGGQGLYTAGGGIQAAIDAGSLIAPLHAAGVPASVPTYLLAGGSADIVGIFNENRGPSDGVVFTASALDTTGIPTVGGKATVAAANHLELGWHSSAAAQIATWLS, from the coding sequence ATGGCCGGAAGACGGAGCCGGGGGCGGGGCCGGTGGACGTGGGCCGCGCGGATCGTGGCGTTGGCGGGGGTCGTCGTGGCGGCGCTGGTGGGTCCGCCCGCCACCGCGAGCGGGCGGACGGTGGGCGCGACCGCCGCACCGCCCCCGTACCTCACCCTCGAAGCGAGCTACGGAGCCGGGACCGTCACCAACGGCTGGAGCCGCGTCGAGCGCTACGCCGACACGACCACCGGTTTCCGCACCGAGGGCTTCGCCCCGGACGGCCGCGGGGACCAGGACGGCGTCCGCGTCACCTACTTCGGCGGCGCCAAGCGGCCCTCCTCGGGGCGGTTCCTGCTCTACTCGGCCCCCGGCTGGGACACCGGCAGCCGCACCACGCCCGTCCTCCTGGTGCACGGCGCCAACGACACCGCGGACCGCGCCTGGGCCAACCCCGGCGAGTCCGGCGGCTACGGCTGCGGCGCCGCGAGCTGCCCGTCCACCGGGCTGATGCAGTACCTGTCCGCCCGCGGCCACCGCGTCTTCGCCGTCGGCTTCGCGCACAAGCAGGGCGACAACCTCATGCAGGCCCAGATCGTCGGCGACGCCATCGCCGTCATCAAGGCCAGGCTGGGCGTCTCCCAGGTGGACCTGGTCGGCTGGAGCAAGGGCGAGATGTCGACCCGGGCGTACGTGTCGTCCGTGAAGCCGAGCTGGGGACGCGCGTACGCCGGCGACGTACGCCGGCTGATCACCGTCGGCGGCCCGAACGGCGGCTACGACTACCCCTACGCCCACGGCTGGGCCCACGACTTCTCCCTGTGGCCCGAGTGCGGCGGAAAGATCAACGCCCCCTCCCCGCACTCCCACATGACCTGCTACGGGCTGTACACCGCCCACCCGGAGTTCTCGTTCACCCCCTCCGGCGGCCAGGACAACTACCCCGGCCAGCGGCAGATGCTCGCGCGCTGGGACGGTGCGTACGGCGTCGACGGCGCCGCCCAGGACTGGTACACGACCTACTACGGCGGCCAGGGCCTCTACACCGCCGGCGGCGGCATCCAGGCCGCCATCGACGCCGGTTCGCTCATCGCCCCGCTGCACGCCGCGGGCGTGCCCGCCTCCGTCCCCACGTATCTGCTGGCCGGCGGCTCCGCCGACATCGTCGGCATCTTCAACGAGAACCGCGGCCCCAGCGACGGCGTCGTCTTCACCGCCAGCGCGCTCGACACCACCGGCATCCCCACGGTCGGCGGCAAGGCCACCGTCGCCGCCGCCAACCACCTCGAGCTGGGCTGGCACAGCTCGGCCGCCGCCCAGATCGCCACCTGGCTCTCCTGA
- a CDS encoding Pycsar system effector family protein has protein sequence MPNEPTETAWKIQSAVADATAKADSKAALALTLQSTTLAVLSLLASSRRAAGGFESAASQTLLWLGVVLIMAGVCCAAWAVSPRLGKERRGPEPDGDFMYFGHLRLMEPAALEGVLRNTDPLPSLTRQVVVMSEIAWAKHRRVQCSLVLAVAGCGCFAVATAFA, from the coding sequence GTGCCGAATGAGCCGACCGAAACAGCATGGAAGATCCAGTCCGCCGTCGCGGATGCGACGGCCAAGGCGGACTCGAAAGCCGCGCTCGCCTTGACCCTGCAGTCCACCACGCTGGCCGTATTGAGTCTGCTGGCGAGTTCCCGGAGAGCAGCGGGCGGGTTCGAGTCCGCCGCGTCGCAGACGCTTTTGTGGCTCGGTGTCGTACTCATCATGGCGGGTGTCTGTTGTGCCGCATGGGCTGTTTCCCCCCGGCTCGGCAAAGAGCGGCGAGGACCAGAACCGGATGGTGACTTCATGTACTTCGGACACCTGCGGCTTATGGAACCCGCCGCATTGGAGGGCGTGCTGCGCAACACAGACCCACTGCCCTCGCTTACCCGACAAGTGGTGGTGATGAGCGAGATCGCGTGGGCCAAACACCGCCGGGTGCAGTGCTCTCTCGTCCTGGCAGTCGCGGGTTGCGGCTGCTTCGCCGTGGCCACTGCCTTCGCGTGA
- a CDS encoding right-handed parallel beta-helix repeat-containing protein, which translates to MPTTRYVHATKGVRSGRFDSEAKPARTVADALRAAAPGDTVVILDNAVYREPELVLDRPVTLTSDHLLKHPAADPAAAGFDPRVLPALHGGDRHRVLRIGPPTPAGRRGFGPVTVRGLRVNGGHARHTPSDPGLGAGGGIAVIDADEVLVERCVISGNRTETAPFRPWPESDRTALRTAVVDLIGDVLPAGAVGSVNRTIDAVNGMLRLIGGIPALPRIDRAALLAEAAKRFDALVPPGTVAMWLAGQSFGGGVATVWASPTLRHCLIRGNTAEGRGGGLAVVGYGWPTLEGCWIDRNSSGRRGRLDGGGVGCEVSVPGRLTRDLSELDLISFLAARATAARTAVLSPGTIVGLTPSELYRHLRWLLNPFEPNPVLAKTPRILADLVSGRLDEAVQLAFYAIAASALRLDRWSAWNEQEITDARRKAVTLRECRITGNAAADDGGGLYASVLSPVRLRATEVSGNRAGSMGGGVRITMGSAGAFEQCVIKDNVSRGLEPAPRPGEPRRARPGGGGISARNADLTLTGTRITGNTTSDRPGGGIVHYADTEGNMGGVPDMWTAILREVFGVTRVAVRADAASEVTGNGCGFDEHRVPLARPRFAKGGGIFVLQATFPDAPRVEVTLAAVRGTVHGNTALTRGYPSAVQPGTVIATANETCLQDLLNHREWTEANDAPLLKGAADLRFRA; encoded by the coding sequence ATGCCCACCACCCGCTACGTGCACGCGACCAAGGGCGTGCGGTCCGGCCGCTTCGACAGCGAGGCGAAACCGGCCAGGACCGTCGCCGACGCGCTGCGCGCCGCCGCGCCCGGCGACACCGTCGTCATCCTCGACAACGCCGTCTACCGCGAGCCCGAGCTCGTCCTCGACCGGCCCGTCACCCTCACCAGCGACCACCTCCTCAAGCACCCGGCGGCCGACCCCGCCGCCGCCGGCTTCGACCCGCGGGTGCTGCCCGCCCTGCACGGCGGCGACCGGCACCGGGTGCTGCGCATCGGGCCGCCCACCCCCGCCGGGCGGCGCGGCTTCGGCCCGGTCACCGTCCGGGGGCTGCGGGTCAACGGCGGCCACGCCAGGCACACCCCGAGCGACCCCGGGCTCGGGGCGGGCGGCGGGATCGCGGTGATCGACGCCGACGAGGTCCTCGTCGAGCGCTGCGTCATCAGCGGCAACCGGACCGAGACGGCCCCCTTCCGGCCCTGGCCGGAGAGCGACCGGACGGCGCTGCGGACCGCCGTGGTCGACCTGATCGGCGACGTCCTGCCGGCCGGGGCGGTGGGCTCGGTCAACCGGACGATCGACGCCGTCAACGGGATGCTGAGACTGATCGGCGGCATCCCCGCGCTGCCCCGGATCGACCGGGCCGCGCTCCTCGCCGAGGCCGCGAAGCGCTTCGACGCCCTGGTGCCGCCCGGCACCGTCGCCATGTGGCTGGCCGGCCAGTCCTTCGGCGGCGGGGTCGCCACGGTCTGGGCGAGCCCCACCCTGCGCCACTGCCTGATCCGCGGCAACACCGCGGAGGGCCGCGGCGGCGGCCTCGCCGTCGTCGGCTACGGCTGGCCGACGCTGGAGGGCTGCTGGATCGACCGCAACTCCTCCGGCCGCCGGGGCAGGCTCGACGGCGGCGGCGTCGGCTGCGAGGTCTCGGTCCCGGGCCGGCTCACCCGCGACCTCAGCGAGCTCGACCTCATCTCGTTCCTCGCCGCCCGGGCCACGGCGGCCCGTACCGCCGTGCTCAGCCCCGGCACGATCGTCGGCCTCACCCCGAGCGAGCTGTACCGCCATCTCCGCTGGCTGCTGAACCCCTTCGAACCGAACCCGGTCCTGGCCAAGACCCCGCGCATCCTCGCCGACCTGGTCAGCGGCCGGCTCGACGAGGCCGTGCAGCTCGCCTTCTACGCGATCGCCGCCTCGGCGCTGCGCCTGGACCGCTGGTCGGCGTGGAACGAGCAGGAGATCACGGACGCCCGGCGCAAGGCCGTGACCCTGCGGGAGTGCCGCATCACGGGGAACGCGGCGGCCGACGACGGCGGCGGGCTCTACGCCTCGGTCCTCTCCCCGGTGCGGCTCCGGGCCACCGAGGTCAGCGGCAACCGGGCGGGCAGCATGGGCGGCGGCGTGCGGATCACGATGGGCTCGGCCGGTGCCTTCGAGCAGTGCGTGATCAAGGACAACGTGTCGCGGGGCCTGGAGCCGGCACCCCGGCCGGGGGAGCCGCGCCGGGCCAGGCCGGGCGGCGGCGGCATCTCCGCCCGCAACGCCGACCTCACCCTCACCGGCACCCGGATCACCGGGAACACGACCTCGGACCGCCCGGGCGGCGGCATCGTCCACTACGCCGACACCGAGGGGAACATGGGCGGCGTCCCCGACATGTGGACGGCGATCCTGCGGGAGGTGTTCGGCGTCACCCGGGTGGCCGTCCGGGCGGACGCCGCCAGCGAGGTCACGGGAAACGGCTGCGGCTTCGACGAACACCGCGTCCCGCTCGCCAGGCCGCGCTTCGCCAAGGGCGGCGGGATCTTCGTGCTCCAGGCGACCTTCCCGGACGCGCCCCGGGTGGAGGTGACGCTGGCCGCCGTCCGCGGGACCGTCCACGGCAACACGGCCCTCACCCGGGGCTACCCCTCGGCGGTGCAGCCGGGCACCGTGATCGCCACGGCGAACGAGACCTGCCTGCAGGACCTGCTCAACCACCGGGAATGGACGGAGGCCAACGACGCCCCCCTGCTCAAGGGCGCCGCCGACCTCCGGTTCAGGGCGTGA
- a CDS encoding DUF305 domain-containing protein — translation MRAFTTRTTTRKLALTGAVAAAGLLLSACSGSGDSMAGMDHGGKSSASASASASAAPASAGAFNDADVMFAQMMIPHHEQALEMAKLADGRAEDPEVKALVGEIEKAQDPEIRKMRAWLEAWGKPEAMGGGGHGMAGMMSGKDMADLAATKGKAFDRKFAELMIAHHEGAVEMAKTEQRDGRDAAARKVADDVVRTQAAEIAQLRKILDRL, via the coding sequence ATGCGTGCCTTCACGACCCGCACCACCACCCGCAAGCTCGCCCTGACCGGCGCCGTCGCGGCGGCCGGGCTCCTGCTCTCCGCCTGCTCGGGCTCCGGCGACTCCATGGCCGGCATGGACCACGGCGGGAAGTCCTCCGCCTCGGCCTCCGCGTCCGCCTCCGCGGCACCCGCGTCGGCCGGTGCCTTCAACGACGCGGACGTGATGTTCGCTCAGATGATGATCCCCCACCACGAGCAGGCCCTGGAGATGGCGAAGCTCGCCGACGGGCGCGCCGAGGACCCCGAGGTCAAGGCGCTCGTCGGGGAGATCGAGAAGGCCCAGGACCCCGAGATCCGGAAGATGAGGGCCTGGCTCGAGGCCTGGGGCAAGCCCGAGGCCATGGGCGGCGGCGGCCACGGCATGGCCGGGATGATGTCCGGGAAGGACATGGCCGACCTCGCCGCCACGAAGGGCAAGGCCTTCGACCGCAAGTTCGCCGAGCTGATGATCGCCCACCACGAGGGCGCGGTGGAGATGGCGAAGACCGAGCAGCGGGACGGCCGCGACGCGGCCGCCCGGAAGGTGGCCGACGACGTGGTCCGGACCCAGGCCGCCGAGATCGCCCAGCTGAGGAAGATCCTCGACCGCCTCTGA
- a CDS encoding DUF6153 family protein, whose protein sequence is MHVGRAVRSAARAGGALAHLLLVVVLALGVFVMHSVGHPEGSSGTGGTHGTETTAATAGAHSEGAAPGTSSHGSAHEPPHGSPDAPASSYASTHGSTHDSGTGMDMTTLCVAVLSAWLLAALLRAALGRRTDGTAPLPARLLPSLGPNAPPRPPDLAQLSILRI, encoded by the coding sequence GTGCACGTGGGACGGGCGGTACGCAGCGCCGCGCGAGCGGGAGGTGCCCTGGCGCACCTGCTGCTCGTCGTCGTGCTCGCCCTCGGCGTGTTCGTGATGCACTCGGTCGGCCACCCGGAGGGTTCCTCGGGGACCGGCGGGACGCACGGCACGGAGACGACGGCCGCGACGGCCGGGGCGCACTCCGAGGGCGCCGCCCCGGGGACGTCGTCGCACGGCTCCGCGCACGAACCGCCGCACGGCTCCCCCGACGCCCCCGCCTCCTCGTACGCGTCCACCCACGGCTCCACGCACGACTCCGGCACGGGGATGGACATGACCACGCTCTGCGTGGCCGTCCTGAGCGCCTGGCTGCTCGCCGCCCTCCTCAGGGCCGCCCTCGGCCGCCGCACGGACGGGACCGCCCCGCTCCCGGCGCGGCTGCTCCCCTCCCTGGGCCCGAACGCCCCGCCGCGCCCACCGGACCTCGCCCAGCTGTCGATCCTGCGGATCTAG
- a CDS encoding family 16 glycosylhydrolase, whose translation MSTWPPAEEPVFTADFGSQDQWVAGHSWAYPNGGPVNPGDNKLDHLVEDPAYSRTGVFRATRRRDGLWDAGLLTTEGSRDGFQLRTGDTLEARVRLPEEMGAWPAIWTWRDGGQEVDVFEYHPDNPDLLELTNHVRSSNRYHRSPSVRPGGWIALRVVFGARSVTWSLDGRVIFDDGRGVGRGWHAYLIVNLSVCAGRYHPAPDAGATAMSYEVRDLKVFRPGR comes from the coding sequence ATGTCCACCTGGCCGCCGGCCGAAGAGCCGGTCTTCACCGCCGACTTCGGCTCGCAGGACCAATGGGTCGCGGGCCACAGCTGGGCCTATCCCAACGGAGGCCCCGTCAACCCCGGCGACAACAAGCTGGACCACCTGGTCGAGGACCCCGCGTACAGCCGTACGGGAGTGTTCCGGGCCACCCGGAGGCGTGACGGCCTCTGGGACGCGGGTCTGCTGACCACCGAGGGGAGCCGGGACGGCTTCCAGCTCCGGACCGGGGACACGCTGGAGGCCCGCGTCCGGCTCCCCGAGGAGATGGGCGCCTGGCCCGCGATCTGGACCTGGCGCGACGGCGGCCAGGAGGTCGACGTCTTCGAGTACCACCCCGACAACCCCGACCTCCTCGAACTGACCAACCACGTCCGCAGCAGCAACCGCTACCACCGTTCCCCCTCCGTCCGCCCGGGCGGCTGGATCGCGCTGCGCGTCGTGTTCGGGGCCCGCTCGGTCACCTGGTCGCTCGACGGCCGCGTGATCTTCGACGACGGCCGGGGCGTGGGCCGCGGCTGGCACGCCTATCTGATCGTCAACCTCTCGGTCTGCGCCGGGCGTTACCACCCCGCCCCGGACGCGGGCGCGACCGCGATGTCCTACGAGGTCCGCGACTTGAAGGTGTTCCGGCCGGGCAGGTGA
- a CDS encoding alpha/beta fold hydrolase, with the protein MTTLRTRRVATSRLTQQITEVREEGELVLFVHGNVSSSVFWDTTLTTLPDRYRPVAVDLRGFGGTDPLPVDATRGVRDYADDLAALLETLGADRAHLVGWSMGGGVVMQFLRDHPAAVRSLSLVNPVSPYGFGGTRGVDGTLNSADGAGSGGGTANPEFVRLLAEGDRGEDSPLSPRAVLAGCYVKPPLRPEHEDAYVEAMLTTRTGDDHYPGDSTPSAAWPGIAPGTRGVLNCLAPTHFRVDDLHLLDHKPPILWIRGEDDVIVADASMFDLAHLGAVGVVPGWDGTPAQPMVAQTRHVLDRYAAAGGTVREVAVAGAGHAVHLERPEEFGAALTGVLSA; encoded by the coding sequence ATGACCACGCTCCGCACCCGCCGCGTCGCCACCTCCCGGCTGACCCAGCAGATCACCGAAGTCCGCGAGGAGGGGGAGCTCGTCCTCTTCGTCCACGGAAACGTTTCCTCCTCCGTGTTCTGGGACACCACCCTGACCACGCTGCCGGACCGCTACCGGCCCGTCGCCGTCGACCTGCGCGGCTTCGGAGGCACCGACCCGCTGCCCGTCGACGCCACCCGGGGCGTACGGGACTACGCCGACGACCTCGCCGCGCTCCTGGAGACCCTCGGCGCCGACCGGGCGCACCTGGTCGGCTGGTCCATGGGCGGGGGCGTGGTCATGCAGTTCCTGCGCGACCACCCGGCCGCCGTCCGCTCCCTCTCCCTGGTCAACCCGGTCTCCCCGTACGGCTTCGGCGGCACGCGCGGAGTGGACGGCACCCTCAACTCCGCGGACGGCGCCGGATCGGGCGGCGGCACCGCCAACCCGGAGTTCGTGCGGCTGCTCGCCGAAGGCGACCGGGGCGAGGACTCCCCGCTCTCCCCGCGCGCCGTCCTCGCCGGCTGCTACGTCAAGCCGCCGCTGCGCCCCGAGCACGAGGACGCGTACGTCGAGGCCATGCTCACCACCCGCACCGGCGACGACCACTACCCGGGGGACAGCACGCCGTCCGCCGCCTGGCCCGGGATCGCGCCCGGCACCCGCGGCGTGCTCAACTGCCTGGCCCCGACCCACTTCCGCGTCGACGACCTGCACCTGCTCGACCACAAGCCGCCGATCCTGTGGATCCGCGGCGAGGACGACGTCATCGTCGCCGACGCGTCGATGTTCGACCTCGCGCACCTCGGTGCGGTCGGGGTCGTACCGGGCTGGGACGGGACCCCGGCACAGCCGATGGTGGCGCAGACGCGGCACGTCCTGGACCGGTACGCGGCGGCGGGCGGCACCGTCCGGGAGGTCGCGGTCGCCGGCGCCGGACACGCGGTCCACCTCGAACGCCCCGAGGAGTTCGGCGCGGCGCTGACCGGGGTCCTGTCGGCATGA
- a CDS encoding tetratricopeptide repeat protein yields the protein MSEETYYEFGTAGERWDRAQLFFEAKEYLTAVRILRGLVAEHPDQTAQRLLLARAYYHSAQLSRAEEELRAVLERDPVEHYARLMLGRTLERQGRAAEAAPHLRLAAAMAGELPE from the coding sequence GTGAGCGAGGAGACGTACTACGAGTTCGGGACGGCCGGTGAGCGGTGGGACCGCGCCCAGCTGTTCTTCGAGGCGAAGGAGTACCTGACGGCCGTACGCATCCTGCGCGGTCTGGTCGCCGAGCACCCGGACCAGACGGCCCAGCGACTGCTGCTCGCCCGTGCGTACTACCACTCCGCCCAGCTCTCCCGGGCCGAGGAGGAGCTCCGGGCCGTGCTGGAGCGCGACCCGGTCGAGCACTACGCCCGGCTGATGCTCGGCCGCACGCTGGAGCGGCAGGGCAGGGCGGCGGAGGCCGCCCCGCACCTGCGGCTGGCCGCCGCGATGGCGGGCGAGCTGCCGGAGTGA